In Campylobacter concisus, a single window of DNA contains:
- a CDS encoding RluA family pseudouridine synthase — protein MVKFNVLNSSRLDVAVAQELQISRNQALNLIKDSLVRVNLKPVSKPSFLLSENDEICVNFAPKKEVQNEYEVNFDIPIIYEDDDLIVLNKPPQIVVHQAPSVKEATLVEWLNKKGFMLSNLNGDVRAGIVHRLDKGTSGAIVVAKNNFAHAKLSEQLSDKSMGRIYLALTDLPLKEDVIIDKPIGRNPNNRLKKAIVADAKFAKSAFVNLLSEGGVNLIAAKLFTGRTHQIRVHLSSINRHILGDDLYGFKSQGDKISRVMLHAYMLYFIHPRTGKRVEFTAKTYDDFNQIIYKKIPKEIFDEKICPTHIDTIFSSFLGGMRL, from the coding sequence TTGGTTAAATTTAATGTTTTAAATAGCTCAAGACTAGACGTTGCAGTAGCGCAGGAGCTTCAAATTTCACGCAATCAAGCTTTAAATTTGATAAAAGACTCCCTTGTAAGAGTAAATTTAAAACCAGTCTCAAAACCAAGCTTTTTACTGAGCGAAAACGATGAAATTTGCGTAAATTTTGCCCCAAAAAAAGAGGTGCAAAACGAGTATGAAGTAAATTTTGACATCCCGATCATTTATGAAGACGACGATCTCATAGTGCTAAACAAGCCCCCGCAAATCGTCGTTCACCAAGCTCCAAGTGTCAAAGAGGCGACACTTGTCGAGTGGCTAAACAAAAAGGGCTTTATGCTCTCAAATTTAAACGGCGACGTAAGAGCTGGCATCGTCCACCGCCTAGACAAAGGCACAAGTGGTGCTATTGTTGTTGCTAAAAACAACTTCGCCCACGCAAAACTAAGCGAGCAGCTAAGTGATAAGAGCATGGGGCGAATCTATCTAGCACTCACCGACCTACCGCTAAAAGAGGATGTCATCATCGACAAGCCAATCGGCAGAAATCCAAACAACCGCCTAAAAAAAGCGATTGTCGCAGATGCTAAATTTGCAAAAAGTGCCTTTGTAAATTTGCTAAGCGAAGGCGGAGTAAATTTGATAGCAGCAAAACTTTTTACGGGTAGGACTCATCAGATAAGAGTGCACCTATCTAGCATAAATCGCCACATTTTAGGCGATGATTTATACGGATTTAAGAGCCAAGGCGATAAAATAAGCAGGGTTATGCTTCACGCTTATATGCTCTATTTTATCCATCCACGAACTGGCAAAAGGGTAGAATTTACCGCAAAAACGTATGATGATTTTAACCAAATAATTTATAAAAAAATTCCCAAGGAGATTTTTGATGAAAAAATTTGCCCTACGCATATTGACACCATTTTTAGCAGCTTTCTTGGCGGGATGCGGCTCTAG
- a CDS encoding fibronectin type III domain-containing protein: protein MKKFALRILTPFLAAFLAGCGSSVPTQQSMSLPTITSLKTISDMTEVGFEWNPVTDESVVGYYLYRSNPNDANSKMQLVADIKDRFATHYVDRNLAPETTYSYQMRTYSSNAISQPGTIATATTKPLLDSVPFSQAITGLPGRVKVIWRPHPDSTVASYIIQRSDAGVNKFSQIAEVNGRLNAEYIDTEVKPGKSYEYRILVKTSSGVVSKPSQNISATTKELP from the coding sequence ATGAAAAAATTTGCCCTACGCATATTGACACCATTTTTAGCAGCTTTCTTGGCGGGATGCGGCTCTAGCGTACCGACTCAACAAAGCATGTCGCTACCAACTATCACAAGCTTAAAAACCATTTCAGACATGACAGAAGTTGGTTTTGAATGGAATCCAGTAACCGATGAAAGCGTTGTTGGATACTATCTCTACCGCTCAAATCCAAATGATGCCAACTCAAAAATGCAGCTAGTTGCAGACATCAAAGACCGCTTTGCAACGCACTATGTAGACCGCAACTTAGCACCGGAGACCACATACTCATACCAGATGAGGACCTACTCAAGCAACGCCATCTCTCAACCGGGCACGATCGCAACAGCAACTACAAAGCCATTGCTTGACTCAGTACCATTTTCGCAAGCTATTACAGGGCTTCCAGGACGTGTGAAAGTGATCTGGAGACCGCATCCTGATAGCACCGTGGCAAGCTATATCATTCAAAGAAGTGATGCCGGAGTTAATAAATTTAGCCAAATCGCAGAGGTAAATGGCAGACTAAATGCCGAATATATCGATACTGAGGTAAAACCTGGTAAGTCTTATGAGTATAGAATTTTAGTTAAAACTTCTTCAGGCGTTGTTTCAAAACCAAGCCAAAACATAAGTGCAACGACAAAGGAGTTACCCT